A segment of the Bartonella henselae str. Houston-1 genome:
GGTGACTTTGACTGGAACTATTTTATAAAAAAAATTGAGGGACTTGAAGAGATCCTTTCCAATAGCGATCGTAGTGAAAAACTAAATCAAGAAAAAATCGAAAGCTCTTATGAGAAGTTGCAACAATATTTGTCAAGACAAGGTTCAACTAATAGATACACCCCCAAAGCTGCAACCTCTCTGATCGATATGAAAGCAAAAATGGCTAATTCCTATGCCCTTAGCTTATTCATTGATTTACTCATTCGAAGCATATCGCAAAAAGAAGTTGTCGCTAATCAATAAACGTTCATAATAAAAGAGACAACAAAACAAAGAAAAACTTTATCAGCATGAGAAAAAATAAGAATAGTTTTTCCCATGCTGATTAATTTTGATATTTTATTTATTTTTTTGTTGTAAAAATAATTGAATATTTAAATATAGAAACAGTGAATAGATTTTTTTACTAATCTAAAGAGGAATAAAGCGCTATTAAATTTAAATAAATATGTTTTTTAGTATCAAATACCTATTTAAACATTATTGACAATAAATATTTTCTTGTTACAAAATAGAGTTCTCATAGAAATTATTTGTTTGAGAAAAAAATTAAAGAAAATATATTGACTCCTTACTGCAGAGACATACTTTAATTTTTATAGTCAGAGGGGTTAGATATTTATTCTGTAAATTATCGACTATTTTATGAGGTAGGAAGCATGTATTTTGAGGTGTTTCAAGGGGTTCACAAGCAATGGTACTGGCGTCTAATCTCAGGAGATGAACAAAAAATTGCTTTTTCGAGTAAGGGCTATCCAACAAAACAAGATATTCTCATAAATATTGAGCAGATAAAAGAAATTACACATAAAGCCCTTATTAGAGAGCTCCAACCCTAACGTTCCTTACCATTGAAATAAAATTTTACTCTGTATATTTTACACTTTGGTAATGAACAAAAAACTGATTTTCCAATAAGGGGAAAGAAAGGTAGTTTTTTATATTGTTTCTCATACTAGCAAGTAACTCTCAATAAAGCTTTTCGTAGGTGCTGTACCTGTCTTCCAAACTAAAAATTAAATGAATCTTGAATATATCAAGAAGCAATGTTTTTGCTTTTCGGGCAAGTGATATAGGCTTTTCTTGAGGTACAATTCTCGGCAATATTCTAAAAAAACCAGAAAAGCTATAAATTATCTATCAAATCACAAAAGTATATAAAAGCTGAGTTTGTGTTAGATTTCGGTAAAACATTTGCCACGTATCCTATGGCATTTCAGTTATAAACAAAAAGATTGCTAATATTTCTCAATAAGACAAAGTATAAACATGCAAAGATGACATATACAATAAACAATATCAGAGAAGATTTTTTGCCAAACTTACAACACAGCTGTTCCAATGTTTCAAGACAAGTTATCTTGAAAGCTTTATAGAAAAAAACGTTAAAAAATCGTCATTTACCACGTACTTTTAAAAATCGAAGTTTTTTGAACTTCAACGATAATGAAAATACAACACTGCACTGTACAGTCGAAATTTGTTATTACCGAACATTAAGATGCCAAAAACAAAACTTTTATCAGTGTGGATATAAAGCTAAAAATAGTGCACTTCGTTTTGAAGGATATGTGTCTCATTGCGGCTTATATTACAACTACAACAGAAATACTGTTCTCACTTTAAAACAATAAACAGTGCATTCTGCTCCCTCAACCTTAAGAGATTAAGAGTCTGACTCAACTCTTATCAAATTTGCTGAAACAGAGTTCAAAAAAGAAAGAAATCAATAGAGAAGCTTAATGAAAAAGGATAAAATTTACATAATTTTTGCGTACACGGTAACAAACAAAATCAAGAAGTCACATTTCTGCAAAAAACCTAATCCAAGTCAACTGGAATGATACGCCTGATCTTCTACTCTTTAATTCAATACAAAATCGTTATAGAATATACTGCCTTCCTCTTCTCTTCTTTTGACGCATTCACCTGCCACGCTTTTTATCCATCCTAACAAAGATACCTTAAGGTATCTGATAATGTGCACACCACACTGTTAAGAGAGTTTATAAGCACCATAAGCATGAACAATATCTGTAAAAACGTAACAACGCTCCGCTTCAAAACGACAGCATCCATTCACTTCATTATTATCATGATTTCTTCTGTAGGCTATAAATGCACAAAGTGAATCATAGCACCTTCACAGAAGCATATTTGAACATTGACTATTTTATTGATTATCAAGCCATCCACACCACAAATCACTCCACTTATTCTCATATCTAGATCAAATAGAGAATCATATGAAACCATTTCGTAATCCCATGAAAGATATTTTCGTGTTCTTTAACTCCCATTTTCCTCCAAAAGAAGAAGAGGAAAAAGACATGTGAAATATGCTAGAGCAATAGTTGGCATCATAAAAATGAGCTTAAGCTATACTAATTATAAAGGAGTTTCAGTGATCGTTAAGTTTTTTGACTAAAAAAAATCCAAACAAAACTAAAAAACTCAAGAAAAAAATATAAAAAATTTAGAAAAATAATGAAGAAGTCTCAAAAAGTCAGAAGGAAATATTAGAAAAGCAAGTGGAATCCGCAGAAAAACAAAAGTCGGACTTTAGGACAAAACTGGAAATTATTATTTTAAATACAAATGCACGCGTATTCAGTGATCAACCCAACCTTCCAACAATTGAAGTATTATGATTTATGAAAAATACTATCGAAAAAGCAATTTAAATACAAAGCACCAACATACTCGAAGAAAGGCTATTTGACTTTTACCAAAAAAATATCTTAAGAAAAATGCAAAAGAAACCAGCAATCACTTTCAATAGAGCAATACCTTAACTTTGTTTTGCCCCAAAAAGATCATTCATTTAGTTTTAATGAAGTGTTAGAGTTGTCTTTTTGCATTTAAGCCTTAAAGCCACAATATTTATCACTCCAAATCTTCCTATCCAAAACAACGTGCAAAATACTCCAAATTAAAGAATGACAATTGTATATTTCTATCCTTTTTATCATCCCTACTAAATTGCATTCATAGAAAAATTCTCCTCCTATTTTTTAAAACTTCACGGCCCGATCACATTCCTAACAAGTGCATCATGAATTTTTTAGATCCAATATTACTTTTCTCTATCTCATTTCGCAAATCTTATATCTTTTCATAAAAATAAGAAACATGATAAAATGATATAAATGACCAATTATGAATATGATTGCTCTGCTAAAGAATAAATGTTCTCTGCAATCATCTTATTGTCCCTACTTTTCTGTCGGACCATTATGACCAATTGATTTTCCTCATCTCATAAAACTTTCTTTCTAACACCAGACCATTTAGATGCTTATTCTTTGAAGATATTTCATCTAGAGACCTCATTTCCAATTGACGCCCTCTCCAAAATTGTTTGAGTAATATACGCATCACCACAAAGATTGGTATTGTCATCAATGACTACTTTTCCATAGATGTGAGCATTAGCAAAAACTGCAACTTCACCAACAACTCAAAAGCCGCCTTCATAAATAAGACTTACCTCTCTCGTTATCAAGCCTCCTAAATCAGCTCTTCTCAACATTTCCAAGGTCTTTTAGAATATATAATACGGATATAATCAATTTTTCGCTTCATCCTGAGATTTAATCTCTTCCTGATGTTGCTGCATAGCTTCTTCGTACTGTTTAAGTTGTTGTTTTAGCTTTGCAATCACTTGATCGCGTCTTTTAATCACCATATTTTGCTCTCTAATCGCCCTATCTCGTTCTTCAGTTATCTTCATAGAATCCCTTAAGAACTCATGCTTTATCTTTCTTGCTTCCTCTTGAAAAGCTTTAGCCTGATCCCGATAATACAAAGCAAACCGCAATATGATACCACTGAAAAGCAAAACAACAACCACTACTACCCATACAATTTCGTTTATATTCATTTTGATCTCCTTAAATTACAGCAAAAGATGTGTTTTGTTTCGCTCTCTATCAAAAAAAGAATGCAAAAAGGCATATCTGCCAAGTGTGATAAATCACTCTTGACATCCTTATTTCCTCTACCAAAACACGCTAATAAATGACGTAAAGCAGCTCTACTCCATACCCTCACGCCCTTTGGATTTATTCACACCAAACGCAAGAACATAATTGATTTTAAACAACACTCACGGTGGAAGATACTCAACACATGCCTTACTCCCATTGTTCGTATTTGCCTCTTTTGCACCATGGAGAATACAGAAAAATATGTAAGTCTCTTCGTCATTACGCAAATCTTCACAATTACCAACCTCGGCATTACAATAAATTTTTGTCTTTTTACGAATCTTTACATAACCGCAAACTAAAGCGTTGTTATAAATCTGAGAGTTTGCGAAAAATTGAGCAGAATCATAAACTTGAATATTGTAAATACGCGCCTTACAATAAACTTCAAAAGAATTTGTGATACAGACATAGTCATAAACTTTTGCATCACCATAAATATATGCATTACCACTCCCTTTGGAATGAAGGATAATCTTTATCTTATTGGAAACATACGCACTTCTGCAAATCTCTATAGGTCCATATGCTTGTGCCTTACCATAACCAACAGTGACACTAGAAACAAACGACATACAATATATTTGCCCATTATCATAAATATAGATTCTATCGCAAATATAAGAATCATTATAGAATTTGGGATCCCTAAAAACACATCGATCTTCGATAAAATATCTACTCCTTATATCACATTCTAACCAACAATTACCTTGATCTCTAAAATCATCAAAATCACTTTTCTTGAAGCTTACGAAATCTCTTAACACACGCATGCGATACACCATCTAACGATGAACCCATTTATTAAAACAAAAGGAAAAACAGCATTTTTTACCTATGAATTTGTGTTTCTACAGCCATAATTCTTTTCCTTAAGACTGCAAAACTTAGCTGTGTTCGCACACCACCTTAACGCGCAAACTTCTTACAAATATCAATGTTGGAGTATATCTTGATTTATAATGCCACTGCGTATACTATCAGGATAGTACTTTATGAACGCACGAATGCGTATTTCCATTTCTGGTCATACGTGTCCACCCTATAACAATCGTAGAATTAAGCAACCATTTTTATTGATTCAAATCCGAAAGTGTATGGGGGCATTTTGTTACTAATTAAAAAAAAACTCTGTATCCTTCATAAGCGAAGAGTTCCGCATGGATATTTTCACGCTCCTTTATCATATATTCTAAATTTGCAACACGGATAATAACGCTATAGCGTCAATGTGTAAAGGTCTAAAAATGACAAAGACTGAAAAAGATTGGTTCCAACGTTTAATTAAACTAATAAAAAGTGATGGACGAACGATGATTGAAATAAGCAAAGCAGCAGGCTGTGGACAAAACTACGTACAACAAATGATAAAAGGAGGAAAAAGACCCTCCGTAGATAAACTCATGGCTCTTCTTAATACACTCGGAAATGCTAGCGCCATATATGTAATCACAGGTTTTAACATCTCCGATGAAGATTTAAAACTCATAGCTTTGATTTCGTCTGGAGATAAAAAGAAGATTGAAGCTTTAAGTCTTCTGTTGACTGAGAAGAAGCAGTAACATTTTCTACTCTTTCCAATATCTCTTGCTTTTGAGTTTTAGACAAAGCCTCCCATTTCACAATAATACGCGGTAAAACTTTCTCAAAGTTTTCTTCATTCTTCATATTTGTCTCCAATATAGAATTAAATAACGCTAAAGCGTTCACACATACCCCCATACCTGAGAAAAAACTAATTGCAATAGGCAGTATGGAATCAGCTGTGTAAACAAACTGGTTTTTATAAAATCAGATGGAATTTTATTGGTTATGTACCATGGTGAGACAAAAAACATCACACGGTCCAGACTTCTTTATAAAACAATTGACATCATCACTCTTATCAACAACGTTGATAATGCTGTTCAGATCTTGTGAGTCGAACCAATAATTAACCGATGTAAAAATATCTGTGAATATTTTACTGAATTCTACGTGAGAGAATGAGAACAGGCTTACTTAAAAAAAGTAATATATCACGATTCTATTCTACACAATACTACTTATGTTTTTTAAACAACATTGCGAAGCAAAAATATAACGATGCGATATGGATGGTTCTTATAAACAGCAATGCTGCCTACAACAACTTTGTGACCCTGCTTTTCAAAAGAACCTCTCTCTCCCCTGCAAGTGCCCTTAAAGTACTGACATAGAGATCTGTCATAAACAGAAACGACAATACTTAAAAAAGAGACAACGGATCAAGTGCTAACGATATCTGCAATATAAATTACACAAACCTTTATCAAAAGAAGATCTTTTAGCATAAATCAATTGTTATCTTGAAAGATATAAACTAAAAGAAGATGTGAATTTTACTTTCGAAAAAATAAAAAAACTGACAAACAGATTTGTATAAAGAGGAAGCTTATGACAAAGATAAAGAGCTCTTTACAATCAACATAGGGAAAAAATTTTGGTTAGCGGCATATTCAAAAAGGCACTTATTACCTTATAAGAATAAAATAAAAAAAACTCATAGATTGCCTTTTTATGACAACTCAAACCACTAATGAAATAGAAAAAGTCATTCTTCCAACAAAAATCATAATAAAAAGCATCCTTCTTCCTTTCACAAGAATTCCAAAGATAAAACAATGCATTTAAAAGGCACTATAATGGAATAAAAATACTAATTTACTAATAAAACAATCAATATTCGTGATCGTAATTTACATTGTTCCGTACGCTGAAAGCCTCCGAAAAAGTCAGAACGGTGTTTTAGGAAACTAAAAATAACGAAAGTAATAAACCTTAATCATGAAAAATGTTGGATTTTCGACATCACAAAAGTTTTAAACAATGTGCGCTATTCATAGCGATGCTTAACTTTAGAGTAATACAATTGGCTATGAAAATGGTTAATCATAACGCTTGCATCTTAGACAGTACATCAATTCACAATGAAATGAAAACAATTTGAAGAATATACAGACTTACAATGACATCACTTCAACTAGAAAAAACAGATAGTGAAGAAATAGGAATTCACGGATAGAATTCATATAGTTTCAAAAGATTGACCTTAACAATACAAATAATTATTTTCAATATATGTATTGTTTGACATCACAAATAAATTACGCATAAAAAAGTTGTAGATGTACCTCAGTATCCCCCCAGTAAACATAAAGTAATCAATCATTGCACGTGCTTTAAGAGAAGTCCAAACTAAGTTGTAAATTAAGAGAAATCAAGCCTGTTTATGAATAGCTCATCTCTCTTAAAACAAAGTTCCAAGAGCAATTTCAATGATCTGTTCAGATAAATTATTAAATGTGTCAAAAAATAAATGTGAGAAATTTTTACTCTCTTAAGTTATAAAGACTCCATTTCCCCCTCTTTAACTTGTAAAATACACTCCCCAATATAATCAATTCTATGATATATGCGCATTGCTTATGAACTAGAATAAACAAAACCTATGGAATACAAGAGCTTATTAATACCAACAAAAGTACTCTTACCGAAGAGTAATGATTCCATCTCCCTCAAACCTAGAAAACTTATTACAGATTCATTGATATTGTCACTCAAAGAGCATTTTAGGAGTATTAATTGCTATAGCCTAGCAAACAAAAAAAAGAAAAAGCATTCTAATAAAAGTTTCCTATGTCATAAGAGAAATTCCTAAAACACAATAAAAACACTTATTACAATAGACCTTAAAAGATACAAAAAACGCTAACAATCTCTCAAAATTTTCTAAACGTATTTAATGCGTCTTTTTAAAGATAAGCCAACCTGAGGGTAAAAAACTCTCCTAAAATAGGGGTAGCTTCCCGATTTGGACGAAGAAAACAAAGAGAAATATTATATCTCTCTCATAAAACGTGTGAACTTATTTGGATTTATGTTCTTCGCTCTGCAGACTTACATCGTGGGATATGATTCGCACTGGCTAGAAAGACATCAAAAGAATATTGTTCCTCTAAAAAAAAGAAAAATAAATTCTAAACACATATCTATCTCCTCATTTTACCCAAACCAAACGTAACACTTAAAACTGATTCTCTTGGAGATAAAACCTACCTTTGTAATAAGGCTACAGATTAAGGAAATCAACCGCAATACGTACTGCCCCAATTCAGGTAAAATGGAAGCACAATTCAAAACACTTTTGATTGAATAAAAGATGTCGTTCCTTTATAAAACAAATACTGACCGCAAAAATTTTCTCTTGAATCGATAAAAATCTCTTCAAAAAATCGGAATAATAATCCTCGTAATGAATGTAATCTGACAGCAAACTTTGTCTAAGTAGAAAGAATGGGAAGAGCGTAGGAATACATTATAACCTATTGTTTTTATAGGAATTTTCTATCATTAATGCATTCATTATCAAAGATAGTCTTGTAAACAGACATTAAAAAAACGCAAAAAATTAAAATTTTCTAGCAAAAAGGAGAGAAGAATTTGAAAGATATTAAAAAAATACAAAAAAATTATATAAAACTCAGTGAAGAGCTGCAATGAAATAGACAATCACAAATTCCTCCACCTGCTAACTCTTCATTCTATTGAATATTGGTGGGCCCGGAGGGACTCGAACCCCCAACCAAGCGGTTATGAGCCGCTGGCTCTAACCAATTGAGCTACAGGCCCCACAAGCAGCTTCTCTCTAAACTAAAATTTTCTATGATACAAGGGCTTAATCAAATTATAAGCCACCTTTTTCTCTTTTTTATCGGTTTTTTTTTCTAATGCCCTAATTTCTTTACAAGAACTCCAGAAAATGAAAAGATAGTCAATCAACAAAAAAAAGGAAGAGATATGAAAAAAGTAATTTTCAAACCGTTGAAGAGTTATCCAGTTAAAATGGCTATGATAGCACTCACACTGCTAGCAGCTTCACCTATCACACACGCTGAAGAAAGCAAAATGAAAAATGCAACTATTACGGTTACTGCAACCGGTGAAAATCAAGCAACACCAGATATGGCAATTATCAATCTCGCTGTTGTTACACAAGATAAAACTGCTCAAAAAGCATTAGCGGACAATAATAAATCTATGAATGATATTATAAACGCTTTTAAGAATAATGGCATTCAAGCAAATGATCTGCAAACGTCAGGCTTATCTATTTATCAATCCAATCCAAACAAAGATCACGAAAAAAAGAACAATGGAATTGTCTATCATGTTTCAAATTCTTTAACAGTACGCATTCGTGATCTTTCCAACGCCGGTAAAATATTTGATCAAGCAATGGCGCTCGGCGTCAATTCAGTGCATGGCATTACCTTTACCAATGCCAATACAAAACCGTTCTATCAAGAAGCACGGAAAAAAGCTATTGCTGAAGCGATTGAAAAAGCAAAAACTATAGCAGAGGCTGCTGATTTAAAATTAGGAAAAATTATTAAAATCAATGAAAACGATGACAATTATTATTCAAGGCCACATTTAATGAGCAAGGCAGTCAATGCAAACTATACGGATACAACATTTTCAAGTGGTGAACTAAATTATAGTGTGAGTGTCACCATAGTATTTGCTATCGATTAAACCATATAATATTATCAATCACCGAGTAAAATAATCTCATCACCGGCCTTCACAAAGAATGCCGGTGATATATTGAAGGTAATCTTCTTCAGAAGATAATTCATCTTCGTAAATCTCTATTTGTCCACGCGCAGAAAATTGTGTTTGATGGACTGTTTGATAATTTCCTGACACCAGTGGATGCCACCAATAGAGATCTTTCCCCTCATAAATTAATCGATAAGCACAATTTTCCGGAAGCCAACGAACTGTTTTAATCGTCGCAAGATTCAAAAATATACAATCTGGCACAATTGATTTACGATGAACATAGTTCCGACACCGGCAAGTTTCACTATCTAAAAGACGACAAGCAACACTGGTAGCATAGATATCACCAGTATCATCATCTTCCACTTTGTGTAGACAACAAAGCCCACAGCCATCACAAAGACTCTCCCACTCAGAAAGGGACATTTCTTCTAATTTTTTTACTTTCCAAAAGGGAGCCTCTTTACTCATAAAATTAGCCATAGTTTCTTCAAATAAGAAAATCTCTCAGGAAATAAAAGAAATAATTTAATCTCTGTAATTTGATACATTTTTATATGCTAAAAAAATATCCTATTCATTATATTGCCTCAAGAGAATTTTCTTAAAGTTCAGTTTAAAATGGAAAACACTTTAAACACACATCTGTTGTAAACAAAACATAAAAAAAGCCGGCATACACAATGACACATATTGCACTGTTTAAAGTTTTGCAGCTTCCGTTAAGATTTGAAAATAAAGATATGAAGATCATAATGTGTCATTTTTAGAGAACAAATGATTATTAGGGAGTAGCAATATTTTATCAAAAGCAGGAATGAATAAGAAATTTATCGTTTATTGAGAATAAGTTTTGCAATAGCGTACTGACTGAAAGTCTTACTCATCATTTTGTTGAAAGCGTTCATTTTATTTTAAAAACTAGAATTCAAAGATGAGAATTTCACTTTAAGCAAGGGATTCTATAAACGGAATCTCATCATTCTATGTGTCAGTTCCCAATGCTATGACAGCTCTTGCATTGAGACGGGTTTATAAAAAGTATTTTTACTTCTTTCTTGAAAAGTTTTATCCAAATGCCAGCTCTGCTTTCGATGTGCAAGCGAATGATTTTGATTGATTTTTTCTAAGAGGATTTGTTGAAATGAGAGAATCTCACAATATTCAGTGCTCTCATTCAAGTTGCAAACGATAAATTATCCTTATAAATCAATGTGATGTATCACTTATATATCCATGGAAAGTGGCATAGCATCGATAGAGGTTATTAATGCTGATATCAGAAGGAGAGCTGGCGTTCGGTTTTTGAAGAACTTGCTCAGAACTACAATGGTGATCTGTAAGGATTAATGTCCCCCTTTGTCTGAGCTCATCCCTATACAGGAGGCTTAGACTGTGAAGCATACTCTAGAAAAGTCGAGCATGAGAAGCAAATACTGTGAATAAAAACCAGTAATATTTTACCATAAAAAGTCATGCTGAGCTAAAACCCTTAGGATAAATTTTCCATTTTTTTCTTAATTACAGGGAACACAAATGATATCATCCAAGTAGATTAGTTTCTTAAAGGAAGTAAAAACAAACAAATTATTGCTTAATAAAGATTATGCTTCAGAGGTAGGAAGAAAATAAGTAAAGAAGCGAAACTACATCATATTGAGTGATAAGAATAATTTATCGTTTGCAATTTGAATGAGAGCTTCGAATATTTGAGATTCTCTCACCTCAAATCCTTTTAGAGTAAATCAATCAAAATCATTCGCTTGCATATCACAAGCAGAGCTGGCATTTGGATAAAAAATCTTCAAGAAAGAAGTAAAAATATCTCTTCTGAACCGTCTCAATGCAAGGGCTGTCGCGGCATTGGGAGCTGGCACGTAGAATGATAGGATTCTGCTTGTTATTGCCTCACTACCTTCTCTTTCCTCTCAACAAATAGAACGAAGCATAACGATGATAAAATATCTTTAAAAAGAACGCCCTCTTATCGAAATTTCCTTCAATAAATTTAAGAACTTCAGACGTATCTCCTCATGATTGAATAAAAAAGCATCTTTGAGTTTCTGATCTCTGCTTTATGGTTCTCGAACTTAGAAAGCGAGCTACACACAACCTAAAAGAATAATATAATCCAAATAAAATTTTTCATATCCACATACAAACATAGCCGCTTTTATGAATGCAGCCGCATAAAAAGCTTTACCTTCTTCTCAAAAAAAGTGGACGTGCTCCGATTTAAGGATTCTTAATATATTATCTTTGCTAATAAACTTACCAGTGCACGTAATATAACGCTCTAGATATATCTACTCTCTTTAAAAATAATCCTATAATTTCATGCCACTTTATAAACTGTAATACAAAATAACAAAGTTAAGAGAAACTTTTGATAATGCAAACTCTATAAAAATACTCAACACACAATCTGTTATCTGTGGCAGAAAGACATCTTAAGAACTACATGATAAGCCTTTCTTTCATGCATCTTTGAAAAAAACGCAGCACAGTTAAGAATCAAGAAAACTACGCAATTTGCGTGAACGACTAGGATGCTTTAACTTACGAAGCGCCTTTGCTTCAATCTGACGAATGCGCTCGCGTGTAACTGAAAACTGTTGACCAACTTCCTCCAATGTATGATCAGTATTCATTCCTATACCAAAACGCATTCGCAAAACACGTTCTTCACGTGGTGTTAGTGAAGCAAGTACACGCGTTGTCGTATCGCGCAGATTAGCTTGAATAGCGGCATCTATCGGCAATAATGCGTTCCTATCTTCAATAAAATCACCCAAATGGGAATCATCTTCATCACCAACGGGTGTTTCAAGTGAAATCGGTTCCTTTGCAATTTTAAGAACTTTTCGCACTTTCTCTAAGGGCATAGAAAGTTTACTAG
Coding sequences within it:
- a CDS encoding helix-turn-helix domain-containing protein, with the translated sequence MARPETESKTIFGKRLRYVRLALGDPSREALAKSFSMTKNSIAFYERGEREPNLSVLQTYRTLYGVNINWLLTGQGKMFDTEYTKGDFDWNYFIKKIEGLEEILSNSDRSEKLNQEKIESSYEKLQQYLSRQGSTNRYTPKAATSLIDMKAKMANSYALSLFIDLLIRSISQKEVVANQ
- a CDS encoding YegP family protein is translated as MYFEVFQGVHKQWYWRLISGDEQKIAFSSKGYPTKQDILINIEQIKEITHKALIRELQP
- a CDS encoding helix-turn-helix domain-containing protein, which gives rise to MTKTEKDWFQRLIKLIKSDGRTMIEISKAAGCGQNYVQQMIKGGKRPSVDKLMALLNTLGNASAIYVITGFNISDEDLKLIALISSGDKKKIEALSLLLTEKKQ
- a CDS encoding SIMPL domain-containing protein, coding for MKKVIFKPLKSYPVKMAMIALTLLAASPITHAEESKMKNATITVTATGENQATPDMAIINLAVVTQDKTAQKALADNNKSMNDIINAFKNNGIQANDLQTSGLSIYQSNPNKDHEKKNNGIVYHVSNSLTVRIRDLSNAGKIFDQAMALGVNSVHGITFTNANTKPFYQEARKKAIAEAIEKAKTIAEAADLKLGKIIKINENDDNYYSRPHLMSKAVNANYTDTTFSSGELNYSVSVTIVFAID
- a CDS encoding YcgN family cysteine cluster protein, giving the protein MANFMSKEAPFWKVKKLEEMSLSEWESLCDGCGLCCLHKVEDDDTGDIYATSVACRLLDSETCRCRNYVHRKSIVPDCIFLNLATIKTVRWLPENCAYRLIYEGKDLYWWHPLVSGNYQTVHQTQFSARGQIEIYEDELSSEEDYLQYITGILCEGR